The nucleotide window CTGGACTTTGGTCGGGTTGACCAATTGCTTCATTTCAGTGGTTAGTTCATCGAAAATGATGGCCGGACAACCAACTTTCGGTTGTCAAcatcaaggaagaagaagagagaaaatggtgaggaagaagaagcctAGCGCGTGACAATAGTTCTCAGGATCAAAAATTTTGGTAAATTGCTAGACTTTTTttatctaaaattttctttaagTTATCCTTGTTGGAATACAATTTATTTTTGTCCTTATGTGTAAGTAGCAATGCTCTTGGTATTATGTTTACAGGTTCCGCTTAGGCAAATACACAAATCAATTAGTATTCTCCATTAGTATCAAGTTGCAGAgctttttgttgtattttgtaAAGATGGTGGTGTTACTGTTGTTGATGTTTGAAGTTTGTGTTGGAAAAAAACACCAAGGTTGAATGTGAATAGACTTGGTATACAACTCAAGATATCATGGGCTGTTGAAGTTCCTATTTACAAGGTCAACCAAGCAGATTTCGTGGGATACATGGTCGTCGACGCTAGCTATATTAGCCGGATCGAGCTCATTTTCAAATGGTAATCGTGATTTCATAAAGCTTTTTCGGCGATTCAAGTGATAATCCACTATCGGTGATGACTGGGCTTTGGAGTCAAGGTTTGTTGGAGAGTAGGTCCATTAAATCAGCAACAAACCTGATTTTTTGGGTCAATTATTGGGCTCTATCACTATAAATAGAGCCTCCCATTAACCCAGCAAAACGAACCTGAATTAATCCTCCATTCTCTACACATTGCTATTCGTTTTCTCTATGTTCTTCCAATTGGAGTGTCTATGTTTTCAAAGCCTTCCTCTTGTTATATTCTTGAGTTCATACCTGAGAGTACCTTTTGAATTGGTTCGATAGTACTGCTTGTTTTGAAGTGTCTCTAACAAGCGGTGATCACCTTAAGGAGTTCATACCTGAGAGtactttttatgttttattttaaatgtttaATCTAATGGTGAAAATGGATTTCATAAATCATATCAATGGTGAATATTAATAACagaatttttaatatattaaatattaaattgtaGATATATGTGTGAGTAAATTGtagatattaatttatttattttccaaatataaaacacaataaaataaaaccaattTCCAACCGATAAACATCGGTTGGaaaataatatgtaaaataaaataaaaatagtttCCAACCGAACTAATCGGTTGTAATATTATTCgttagttaaaaaaataaaaaaaaaatttccaacctAATATTCGGTAGgaaatctttttaaaaaaatttttaaaaaaactttttttccaACCACACTATCGATTGGAACGACGGttggaaaatttatttttccaaCCGATGTTCAATCGGTTTGAAAATCTTGATATAATCCAAATCGGTTGGAAATCGGTGGGAAATTCGGTTGGAAATTCCAACGGAAACAATCGGTTGGAAAAAAGCGGTTGGTAATCCGTGAAATTCTTGTAGTGTAAAGGagtgttgtatcttgggaggtgttAGTTCGAAGAGAGTTAAGACACCTGTGGCTGGGCGCAGTGGTGGAGATAGGCGGGTGGAGTGGGGTCAAGTGAccccactcaatttttttttaaaaaaaattaatatatgtaatattttatttgttatttgtcaaattgtaatatgtttgtttttatgactatgattatttgggttattttaactaatatcattttgtcctcttaataggttattttggtatataattgtttatcattatagaaagtgCGACTCCAGTGACAATCCATCCTAACTCCGCCACTGGCTGGGCGTAAATCACCTTAAGAAGATTCGGTTATACCATACCTCACTCCATCCGATCAGTCATCAAAATTTTTTGTATTTCGTAAATGTGCTCTTGTCTTAAATTGTTTAATAAATTGATTATTGTTTCATGTGCTTGTATGTGCTTACAGTATTTGATTCGATGAAATGAAAGAATGCATGCAGCCTGTGCACGTGTATGATCATTATCAAGTTGATATATTCGTAAAGTTTGAACCTCCCTTGACTTGTCAGTGACTTACAGGTCATATGGTTCAAGAGGATTTTCTGTTCACACTTCACAGGCTATTAAGGATGGACCTGGGTTTGTGATTTCTGAAGCCCAAAAGGTGGAAGCCAGCCCAATGCGACTACATAATGTGTGGGCCTGGTCCATCAAGTAACCTTGCAAGCTTCATAATATCCGAGTCTGAAAATGCATcccataaaatatatttttttgaaatatcacagAGAAATATGTTTGTAATTGAAATCGAAATTTAAACACATATATGCTTAACCCAACCGATTATCAACCGAGTCTTCTCTTGTTGGTAATGCAATCCACAATTGTTTTAAGCCTAAGCGCATTTCGGAAAAATAAACCCTAAGCAATTATGAAAAAATCCATGAGAAATAGACGTGGGAAATTGCTTCAAGATcccatattttcaaaaaaaattgttttatgaatACAACATTTATTTGCAAAATAGTGAACTATTGTGTAtggaaaaaccaaaaaaatttctaCAAATTGAATAAAAGATATTTGTAGCCGTATTTCAAACAATGGCATATCATCACAAATTTCTcttcttaattttattattttttcctctTTATGAAAGTTATCAAACTgcaattattataattaatataaagAAGAACATATAGTTACACAACAACAATAAGATACGATGAACGAGAGATGACTTGGTTGACAATTGACTAGGTCAGACATTTGTGTGCCCAAAATTCGATTCCCACCATAAAATGTTCATGCTGGAAGCAAGGTAGCCAGGAAATCACTACTGTAAAACACAGCACCACCGTCCATCCTTAAAAATGGTCTTTATTATTGATTGCACTGATCATGCATGCCTTATAATATGGGACTTTACGTAATCCCAAAGGCTAATATTCATTACTACCAGGTTTGCTTCGAATTAGCATAAGTGGGTCATCTAAACTAAGGATGAGATATTGAATGAATTGATCTTACATTAtgatattttactatttttctaaCCTTTCTACAGAAGATGCGAATTGTAGGAAAAATTAAATTTCCACAACGACGAAGAAATTCTCTGATGTATATCATTTGATAATATAAATTCTTGTtgcatttaaaaaatatatcttGGGTTAGAACTTAGAATAATTAGTGGAAATATTAGTCTCATCAATCCAATAATAGCCTtgatttcataaaataaaataaaacctaactcactttcgtaGACATCACCGTTACATTTAGCATATGTAACAAACATTTAAACTCCTAAGTCATCTTAGTAGATGAGTTGTAATCTCGTCAGAGTTTATCTCGTTTGATCACACTCATAATATATCTGGTTCTTCTATCAAGTCAAGTATATTTATCTCTCCATTAAGCATGTCTGATTTTATTTGTAATAGTGCTTCGATAATTAATACAGCTGCAATTCATCATTCCAGCCTAAACACTGATTGCATTcactatcatatatatatatatacatacactgaATCATATTGTGTAAATTTGTTGAAGTGGGTGTAGGTAGGCCTACATATATAGGTGGCAACAGACAAAACTAGTTGAGTATATAGTTTAGAAATTATCATCATTATCCGACAACAGTTTATTGTCCCTGTTGGGGTTTGTTAGTCGtccaagtttatatatatataaaagggtTGTCTCATTCAAAGTACAAGACAGATCACATATATAGTGTTAATTTCCTAACACTAAGGTAATTGACATCAACCGGTGACTGCTGTGTATCATTATTCTACATCTTTCTTATAAACCTGGATTTTGACGTCTATATACTTCCAAAACAGGGTTGAGATAAGTTCCATACTTCCATCTATCGGTACACATTTTCTATCTTCTATACAATTAATTACCAACCTCAACCTGGATATATTCAAATTAGCAATTATTATATGAGATGGTGGTTGTAAATTGCATGGAATCCTCCACGTGTTCTATCCAATCCAAGATTCAACACTTGTTGATCATCATCGGTGCTTAAGACTTGAGAGAAACCACAATGGTGCACATCTGATGGACATGAATGAGCAAAAAGTGTGTTTTATTGGCCCAACATGGGATTAGATGTgtacaatgatgtaaatttattgTCTCCATTTTGTTGGGTCAAGTATGGAGACATGGGACATGGTTGACCTCCATGTTGACTCCAACACATGGGTCCCACTCAATCCACACTCAAGTATTTGCAATGGTAATTTTTTGTttgggacaacaaaatgtattggaatacgtgttttgctgatacgactgaatattttgttgatgtggctggactaaaaaaatatattgatataattgtataaatttgctgactttatttttggtgtaataaaGGTGGAGCACgcacaatattgatttttgtgtaaatgTGAGTGTGTTAGAAGTGAGATCCACATGGGGAGCAAACAtgatcccacctctattacaccaaaaatcaagccaacaaatttataccattgtggttgttgttgttggcccaacaacatcaacaaaatacatccccaatatattttattggccacgacaaatttacaccattgtggTTGTTGTTACTGCTTAATTAGTGCCAATTTGCACTCGCATTAGCCTCTACCATAGACACTAGCACTAGTCATTACTCAAATTTTGCGAATTTTGCGTACCAACTAGCTAAGTAGTACACTCTGACTCTATAACCATAATTGtgaataatgatttttttccttGGTCTTCCTTCTCACCTATAAAGGGCCAAAGTTAGTATAATGAATTTCCCCATAAAAAGACCATTTTGAGCTAATAGTGTATTGTCAAATTGTTTGATTAAAATGTGTAACAATTTtgataattaatttcttttattttataatgaATCGCATACTATCCCTTATGTAATTTATCACAACATATATACAACAATCAACgaaaattgaaccaaacaatCACAACATGAAATGGTATATATACTTCTCAAATTTTTTACGAAATGGACCCAAAGCCCAAGTTAGTATTAACATTCCATAAAAAGCCCATTTTGATTACTTATTAGGCCCAGGCCCACCAACCTCTCCGCGGCTCCGCCACCTTATAAAGAAAGCGCGTTGCGCTCGATTTGGATTCAAATGAAGCTCCGCAAAAGCCAATAATAAATATTCCACCCCCACTCGCACGCTCGCGTATATCCAAACACCGCCTCCTCATTTCCTTCAAATCTCCATCAACACggcttctttctctctctctatatatctcCCAATTCCTTCctccttcttcctctctctaGAAATTGAAAAGTGAATTCGGAAATGCAGGAAAGTAGTTCACTACTCTCGATCTCTCCGGACAGATCTCCCAGTTTCGACACCTACTCTTTCGGAAAGCTCGCCGAGATTGCTGCCAGAGTCGTTCAAGAATTCGACGATGGAACAGTCTCCGACTCTAATTTCTACGATTTCAGCACCGGGAGTTGTGAACAACCAGAACAAGAAAGTCACGACGAAAAGAACGATAACAACGATGAAGATGTAAGCGATGAAGAGTTTGAGTTTTCAATCGTGAGCAGAGACCGGGAGTTCATACCTATCACCGCTGACGATATCTTCTACAACGGCCAGATCAGGCCGGTCTACCCTCTCTTCAACACAGATTTGATCTCTAACGCGTTGTGCAAAATCAACGAGGAAACCACCACAATTAAAACCAAAGCGACGTCGAATCGGCTGCCCTTACGGCAGCTGTTTAGCGAAGAGCGCGAACTGACATCCACGTCTTGTTCATCGTCGGAGGCGGACGAACTAGACGGCGCGGAACCAGGCACTTACTGCGTCTGGACTCCGAAAAAGGCGGGAGAGTCGTCGCCAAGGATGTGCAAGAAGAGCGGTTCCACAGGTTCGTCGAAGCGGTGGAAGTTTCGAGACCTGTTGAACCGAAGCCACAGCGACGGCAAGGACACGTTCGTGTTCCTGGCATCAATCAATAACAACAAAAAAGCAGGGGAAGCGAAGCAGAGAACACCAGTTTCCAACGCAAAGGAGGCGAAAGGGGGAGTTGAGGAGGAATCTGTAAAACGAAACAGGGCAGTGAAGGAAAGCGAGAAACGGCGGTCTTACTTGCCGTATCGGCAGGACCTGGTTGGGGTTTTCACGAATGTGTATGGGCAAACTCGGAATTTTCGTCGCTATTGAAGCTAAAGGTTGGGACGTTTTTTGGTTGTGTTAATAGATTTTAATTAGTTATTAATTATGTAATATGTTATTGGCAGACAAATCACATGGTTATGGTTTTGGCGATTTATTTAATTAGTTGGCtttgttaataatttttttgaaacggggagAGGGGGGATTCAAACCCTGGTAAGGGTGATAGACATTATCCTTACCATTCCAATTAATGACTAAggtgttttgttgataattaAGATATGCAAATATCACAAACTGATCATATTTTTCATGAGTGGTTTAAGGTATAGTGTGGTGACTAGGTGGGGTAGATCCACACCATAAAAAGGGTATGTTTGCTTTATCAATATGGATCTCATTATTTTTTGTCTTGACTCTCCCAAATATTAAAATGGACGCACACAATTTTATGAGACATATCAACCCATGATTTCACATAAATCATGTGCGTTCATCTGCTATCCCTTTCTCTAGTATACCTTTACTTTCTGGAAGTTTTTACAACCAAGCAAAGGCTGTATTTGCTGAAATTGGTTGAGTATTCTGTTTTGACATTTGGTTTTACTTGTTCAAGATAATTTCAAattctttatttctttgaaGGTGATTCGAAGTTAGGGGAGAAATATTTATACGCAAACTTAGAAAAAAGTTAAACGCCAAAATCACCAGCAAAAGGACGAAatgtttgataaaaaataataatgaatagTTTTCACAAAAGTTTGTCGTCAATTCATTGAGAAACCGTCAAAAGTTTGTGCACTACATCACCGGCCTAATATATATGTTGACAATTGGGAAATCTGATTTGCAGTCTAACCATCCGGATTCCTGGAATGAAAGAAATGGCTAACTAAaatacagagaaaaaaaaaaacatatacaaaatAGTGCATAGTATAACAATAAAGTCTATAAGTATATACTCTATAGTTGACACAAACGAAAAGGAATATATGGGTGACAAAATTCCGTCCGATctagatgatcgaatttgtcctgGTCGGATTAAATAAAGTTTGGACACAAGTTATATTTCCAAAatctagataaaaaaaaaacaattttgtccggtttaaaattGAGTGCGGGttcaaacatataaattttATCCGAACCCTAACTTGTATTAGATTAttatctgatttacttgtctgaa belongs to Tripterygium wilfordii isolate XIE 37 chromosome 2, ASM1340144v1, whole genome shotgun sequence and includes:
- the LOC120016600 gene encoding uncharacterized protein LOC120016600, with amino-acid sequence MQESSSLLSISPDRSPSFDTYSFGKLAEIAARVVQEFDDGTVSDSNFYDFSTGSCEQPEQESHDEKNDNNDEDVSDEEFEFSIVSRDREFIPITADDIFYNGQIRPVYPLFNTDLISNALCKINEETTTIKTKATSNRLPLRQLFSEERELTSTSCSSSEADELDGAEPGTYCVWTPKKAGESSPRMCKKSGSTGSSKRWKFRDLLNRSHSDGKDTFVFLASINNNKKAGEAKQRTPVSNAKEAKGGVEEESVKRNRAVKESEKRRSYLPYRQDLVGVFTNVYGQTRNFRRY